Proteins from one Agelaius phoeniceus isolate bAgePho1 chromosome 10, bAgePho1.hap1, whole genome shotgun sequence genomic window:
- the SAP130 gene encoding histone deacetylase complex subunit SAP130 isoform X1, with amino-acid sequence MSSQQFPRSGAPPAALGPAPPPIPTSGSAGIIAPAATVSEESSREPEVAPREHMGPSGSIQPREEKQEPVVVRPYPQVQMLTQHHPVQSGAPVTVTAPPAHLTPAVPLSFSDGLMKPPLKPTMPSRPIAPAPPSTLSAPTKVPGQVTVTMESSIPQAPTIPVATISGQQGHPSNLHHIMATNVQMSIIRSSAPGPPLHIGASHLPRGAAAAAVMSSSKVTTVLRPASQLPNAAAAQPAVQHIIHQPIQSRPPVTTSSTIPPAVVATVSATRAQSPVITTTAAHATESTLSRPTLSIQQHPPSAAISIQRPAQPRDTATRITLPSHPAIGTQKPQLHTMAQKTIFSTGTPVAAATVAPILATNTIASATTAGSVSHTQAPTSTIVTMTMPSHSSHATAVTTSNIPVAKVVPQQITHTSPRIQSDYTAERSNLIPLSSHRASPNPVAMETRNDNRQSVPVQFQYFLPTYPPSAYPLTAHTYTPITSSVSTIRQYPVSAQAPNSAITAQTGVGVASTVHLNPMQLMTVDASHARHIQGIQPAPISAQGIQPAPISAQGIQPAPIGTQGLHPAAPMGAQGLQPAPIGAQQPPGDTKTSAVVLADGATIVANPISNTFNTASAATTVVQTHNQSASASAPAQGSSPRPSILRKKPATDGLAVRKSLIPPQPPEVASTRVESTMRSTSGSPRPAGGKPKPEIHVSMATPVPVSMEAVCNQGGEQPTITVPPSSQQPPSAIPTIIAAASPTSQPAAALSTIPGAVAAAPPTSTTIVAAPAPPSTMSGALSAVLGPVVPEIKIKEEMEPMDIMRPVSAVPPLTTSTVSPSLALLANNLSMPPSDLPPGASPRKKPRKQQHVISTEEGDMMETNSTDDEKSTAKSLLVKAEKRKSPPKEYIDEEGVRYVPVRPRPPITLLRHYRNPWKAAYHHFQRYSDVRVKEEKKAMLQEIANQKGVSCRAQGWKVHLCAAQLLQLTNLEHDVYERLTALQEGLIPKKKAATDDDLHRINELIQGNMQRCKLVMDQINEARDSMLKVLDHKDRVLKLLNKNGTVKKVSKLKRKEKV; translated from the exons ATGAGCTCGCAGCAGTTCCCCCGTTCGGGCGCGCCTCCCGCCGCCCTGGGACCAGCGCCGCCGCCCATCCCCACCAGCGGCTCGGCCGGGATTATCGCCCCCGCCGCCACAG TGAGTGAGGAATCCAGTCGTGAGCCAGAAGTTGCTCCCAGGGAGCACATGGGCCCCAGTGGCTCCATCCAGCCCCgggaggagaagcaggagcCCGTGGTGGTCCGGCCATACCCACAGGTCCAGATGCTGACACAGCACCACCCTGTCCAGTCTGGGGccccagtgacagtgacagcaccaCCAGCACATTTGACTCCAGCTGTGCCACTTTCTTTTTCAGATGGACTTATGAAG CCTCCCTTGAAGCCCACCATGCCCAGCCGGCCCATTGCTCCTGCTCCACCCTCCACTCTCTCAGCTCCCACAAAGGTCCCTGGGCAAGTGACTGTGACCATGGAAAGCAGCATCCCACAGGCTCCAACAATCCCTGTGGCAACCATCAGTGGGCaacag GGGCATCCCAGTAACTTGCATCATATCATGGCCACCAACGTGCAGATGTCCATCATCAGGAGCAGTGCTCCTGGGCCTCCACTGCACATTGGAGCTTCTCATCTGCCCCGAG gtgcagcagctgctgcagtgatgTCCAGTTCTAAAGTAACCACAGTCCTGAGACCAGCCTCCCAGTTGccaaatgcagctgcagcccagccagcagTTCAGCACATCATCCACCAGCCAATCCAG tCACGTCCTCCTGTGACAACATCAAGCACTATTCCTCCTGCAGTGGTGGCAACTGTCTCAGCCACGAGAGCTCAGTCCCCTGTTATAACCACAACAGCAGCACATGCCACAGAGTCAACCCTCAG CCGGCCCACGCTGTCCATCCAGCAGCACCCGCCCTCTGCAGCCATCAGCATCCAGCGGCCGGCGCAGCCGCGGGACACGGCCACGCGCATCACGCTGCCCTCGCACCCTGCCATAGGCACCCAGAAACCACAGCTCCACACCATGGCCCAG aaaacCATTTTCAGTACTGGTACTCCAGTGGCAGCAGCAACTGTGGCACCTATTTTGGCAACAAATACCATTGCTTCAGCAACCACAGCTG gtTCTGTATCTCACACCCAAGCGCCTACAAGCACCATTGTTACCATGACAATGCCCTCACATTCTTCCCATGCTACAGCTGTCACAACCTCAAACATCCCAGTTG CTAAAGTGGTTCCCCAGCAAATCACCCACACTTCTCCCCGGATCCAGTCTGACTACACAGCAGAGAGGAGTAACCTCATACCTCTGTCCAGCCACAGGGCATCTCCAAACCCAGTAGCCATGGAAACCAGAAATGACAACAG GCAGTCGGTGCCTGTCCAGTTCCAGTATTTCTTACCCACCTACCCCCCCTCTGCCTACCCTCTGACTGCCCACACCTACACCCCCATCACCAGCTCCGTGTCCACCATCCGCCAGTACCCAG TTTCAGCCCAGGCACCCAACTCGGCCATCACGGCTCAGACCGGTGTGGGAGTGGCCTCCACCGTGCACCTGAACCCCATGCAGCTGATGACAGTGGATGCTTCTCACGCCCGGCACATCCAGGGCATCCAGCCTGCCCCCATCAGTGCCCAGGGCATCCAGCCTGCCCCCATCAGTGCCCAGGGCATCCAGCCAGCACCCATTGGGACCCAGGGACTGCACCCTGCTGCACCCATGGGcgcccaggggctgcagccagcacccATCGGGGCCCAGCAGCCACCAGGAGACACCAAAACCTCAG CAGTAGTCTTGGCAGATGGAGCCACCATTGTAGCCAATCCTATTAGCAACACATTCAACACTGCATCTGCAGCAACTACAGTTGTGCAAACCCACAACCAgagtgccagtgccagtgctccagcccagggctcctcccCACGGCCCAGCATCCTCCGCAAGAAACCAGCCACGGACGG GCTGGCAGTCCGGAAAAGTTTAATTCCCCCTCAGCCCCCTGAAGTGGCCAGCACACGTGTGGAGAGCACGATGCGAAGCACGTCTGGGTCACCAAGGCCTGCTGG GGGCAAGCCAAAGCCTGAAATCCACGTGTCCATGGCCACCCCAGTGCCTGTGTCTATGGAGGCAGTGTGTAACCAAGGTGGTGAGCAGCCCACCATCACAGTGCCCCCGAGCTCCCAGCAGCCCCCCTCTGCCATCCCCACCATCAttgcagctgccagccccacctcccagcctgcagcagccctgtccaccatcccaggagctgtggcagctgctccACCAACCTCCACCACCATcgtggcagctcctgctcctccatccaCCATGAGTGGGGCCCTGTCAGCGGTGCTGGGCCCTGTGGTACCAGAGATCAAAATCAAAGAGGAAATGGAGCCTATGGACATCATGCGGCCAGTATCTG cAGTCCCTCCTTTGACTACAAGTACTGTGTCTCCATctttggcactgctggccaACAATCTTTCCATGCCTCCAAGCGATTTGCCTCCTGGTGCCTCACCGAGGAAGAAACCCCGTAAGCAGCAGCATGTCATCTCCACAGAGGAAGGGGACATGATGGAAACAAACAGCACTGATGATGAGAAATCCACTGCCAAAAGTTTGCTGGTGAAGGCAGAGAAGCGAAAGTCTCCTCCAAAGGAGTATATAG ATGAGGAAGGTGTGAGATACGTCCCCGTGCGTCCCAGGCCGCCCATCACGCTGCTGCGGCACTACCGCAACCCCTGGAAAGCCGCTTACCACCACTTCCAGAGGTACAGCGACGTGCGCGTCAAAG AAGAGAAGAAGGCCATGCTGCAAGAGATTGCCAATCAGAAGGGTGTGTCCTGTCGTGCACAAGGGTGGAAGGTCCATCTCTGTGCAGCGCAGCTACTACAGCTG ACAAACCTGGAGCACGATGTGTATGAGAGACTGACTGCCCTGCAGGAGGGACTCATTCCTAAGAAAAAGGCAGCGACCGATGATGACCTGCATCGAATCAATGAACTGATACAG GGGAACATGCAGAGGTGTAAACTCGTGATGGATCAAATCAATGAGGCTCGAGACTCCATGCTAAAGGTCTTGGATCACAAGGATCGTGTTTTGAAGCTTCTAAACAAGAATGGAACTGTCAAGAAAGTGTCCAAATTGAAGCGAAAGGAGAAGGTTTGA
- the SAP130 gene encoding histone deacetylase complex subunit SAP130 isoform X3, with product MSSQQFPRSGAPPAALGPAPPPIPTSGSAGIIAPAATVSEESSREPEVAPREHMGPSGSIQPREEKQEPVVVRPYPQVQMLTQHHPVQSGAPVTVTAPPAHLTPAVPLSFSDGLMKPPLKPTMPSRPIAPAPPSTLSAPTKVPGQVTVTMESSIPQAPTIPVATISGQQGHPSNLHHIMATNVQMSIIRSSAPGPPLHIGASHLPRGAAAAAVMSSSKVTTVLRPASQLPNAAAAQPAVQHIIHQPIQSRPPVTTSSTIPPAVVATVSATRAQSPVITTTAAHATESTLSRPTLSIQQHPPSAAISIQRPAQPRDTATRITLPSHPAIGTQKPQLHTMAQKTIFSTGTPVAAATVAPILATNTIASATTAGSVSHTQAPTSTIVTMTMPSHSSHATAVTTSNIPVAKVVPQQITHTSPRIQSDYTAERSNLIPLSSHRASPNPVAMETRNDNRQSVPVQFQYFLPTYPPSAYPLTAHTYTPITSSVSTIRQYPVSAQAPNSAITAQTGVGVASTVHLNPMQLMTVDASHARHIQGIQPAPISAQGIQPAPISAQGIQPAPIGTQGLHPAAPMGAQGLQPAPIGAQQPPGDTKTSAVVLADGATIVANPISNTFNTASAATTVVQTHNQSASASAPAQGSSPRPSILRKKPATDGLAVRKSLIPPQPPEVASTRVESTMRSTSGSPRPAGGKPKPEIHVSMATPVPVSMEAVCNQGGEQPTITVPPSSQQPPSAIPTIIAAASPTSQPAAALSTIPGAVAAAPPTSTTIVAAPAPPSTMSGALSAVLGPVVPEIKIKEEMEPMDIMRPVSVPPLTTSTVSPSLALLANNLSMPPSDLPPGASPRKKPRKQQHVISTEEGDMMETNSTDDEKSTAKSLLVKAEKRKSPPKEYIDEEGVRYVPVRPRPPITLLRHYRNPWKAAYHHFQRYSDVRVKEEKKAMLQEIANQKGVSCRAQGWKVHLCAAQLLQLTNLEHDVYERLTALQEGLIPKKKAATDDDLHRINELIQGNMQRCKLVMDQINEARDSMLKVLDHKDRVLKLLNKNGTVKKVSKLKRKEKV from the exons ATGAGCTCGCAGCAGTTCCCCCGTTCGGGCGCGCCTCCCGCCGCCCTGGGACCAGCGCCGCCGCCCATCCCCACCAGCGGCTCGGCCGGGATTATCGCCCCCGCCGCCACAG TGAGTGAGGAATCCAGTCGTGAGCCAGAAGTTGCTCCCAGGGAGCACATGGGCCCCAGTGGCTCCATCCAGCCCCgggaggagaagcaggagcCCGTGGTGGTCCGGCCATACCCACAGGTCCAGATGCTGACACAGCACCACCCTGTCCAGTCTGGGGccccagtgacagtgacagcaccaCCAGCACATTTGACTCCAGCTGTGCCACTTTCTTTTTCAGATGGACTTATGAAG CCTCCCTTGAAGCCCACCATGCCCAGCCGGCCCATTGCTCCTGCTCCACCCTCCACTCTCTCAGCTCCCACAAAGGTCCCTGGGCAAGTGACTGTGACCATGGAAAGCAGCATCCCACAGGCTCCAACAATCCCTGTGGCAACCATCAGTGGGCaacag GGGCATCCCAGTAACTTGCATCATATCATGGCCACCAACGTGCAGATGTCCATCATCAGGAGCAGTGCTCCTGGGCCTCCACTGCACATTGGAGCTTCTCATCTGCCCCGAG gtgcagcagctgctgcagtgatgTCCAGTTCTAAAGTAACCACAGTCCTGAGACCAGCCTCCCAGTTGccaaatgcagctgcagcccagccagcagTTCAGCACATCATCCACCAGCCAATCCAG tCACGTCCTCCTGTGACAACATCAAGCACTATTCCTCCTGCAGTGGTGGCAACTGTCTCAGCCACGAGAGCTCAGTCCCCTGTTATAACCACAACAGCAGCACATGCCACAGAGTCAACCCTCAG CCGGCCCACGCTGTCCATCCAGCAGCACCCGCCCTCTGCAGCCATCAGCATCCAGCGGCCGGCGCAGCCGCGGGACACGGCCACGCGCATCACGCTGCCCTCGCACCCTGCCATAGGCACCCAGAAACCACAGCTCCACACCATGGCCCAG aaaacCATTTTCAGTACTGGTACTCCAGTGGCAGCAGCAACTGTGGCACCTATTTTGGCAACAAATACCATTGCTTCAGCAACCACAGCTG gtTCTGTATCTCACACCCAAGCGCCTACAAGCACCATTGTTACCATGACAATGCCCTCACATTCTTCCCATGCTACAGCTGTCACAACCTCAAACATCCCAGTTG CTAAAGTGGTTCCCCAGCAAATCACCCACACTTCTCCCCGGATCCAGTCTGACTACACAGCAGAGAGGAGTAACCTCATACCTCTGTCCAGCCACAGGGCATCTCCAAACCCAGTAGCCATGGAAACCAGAAATGACAACAG GCAGTCGGTGCCTGTCCAGTTCCAGTATTTCTTACCCACCTACCCCCCCTCTGCCTACCCTCTGACTGCCCACACCTACACCCCCATCACCAGCTCCGTGTCCACCATCCGCCAGTACCCAG TTTCAGCCCAGGCACCCAACTCGGCCATCACGGCTCAGACCGGTGTGGGAGTGGCCTCCACCGTGCACCTGAACCCCATGCAGCTGATGACAGTGGATGCTTCTCACGCCCGGCACATCCAGGGCATCCAGCCTGCCCCCATCAGTGCCCAGGGCATCCAGCCTGCCCCCATCAGTGCCCAGGGCATCCAGCCAGCACCCATTGGGACCCAGGGACTGCACCCTGCTGCACCCATGGGcgcccaggggctgcagccagcacccATCGGGGCCCAGCAGCCACCAGGAGACACCAAAACCTCAG CAGTAGTCTTGGCAGATGGAGCCACCATTGTAGCCAATCCTATTAGCAACACATTCAACACTGCATCTGCAGCAACTACAGTTGTGCAAACCCACAACCAgagtgccagtgccagtgctccagcccagggctcctcccCACGGCCCAGCATCCTCCGCAAGAAACCAGCCACGGACGG GCTGGCAGTCCGGAAAAGTTTAATTCCCCCTCAGCCCCCTGAAGTGGCCAGCACACGTGTGGAGAGCACGATGCGAAGCACGTCTGGGTCACCAAGGCCTGCTGG GGGCAAGCCAAAGCCTGAAATCCACGTGTCCATGGCCACCCCAGTGCCTGTGTCTATGGAGGCAGTGTGTAACCAAGGTGGTGAGCAGCCCACCATCACAGTGCCCCCGAGCTCCCAGCAGCCCCCCTCTGCCATCCCCACCATCAttgcagctgccagccccacctcccagcctgcagcagccctgtccaccatcccaggagctgtggcagctgctccACCAACCTCCACCACCATcgtggcagctcctgctcctccatccaCCATGAGTGGGGCCCTGTCAGCGGTGCTGGGCCCTGTGGTACCAGAGATCAAAATCAAAGAGGAAATGGAGCCTATGGACATCATGCGGCCAGTATCTG TCCCTCCTTTGACTACAAGTACTGTGTCTCCATctttggcactgctggccaACAATCTTTCCATGCCTCCAAGCGATTTGCCTCCTGGTGCCTCACCGAGGAAGAAACCCCGTAAGCAGCAGCATGTCATCTCCACAGAGGAAGGGGACATGATGGAAACAAACAGCACTGATGATGAGAAATCCACTGCCAAAAGTTTGCTGGTGAAGGCAGAGAAGCGAAAGTCTCCTCCAAAGGAGTATATAG ATGAGGAAGGTGTGAGATACGTCCCCGTGCGTCCCAGGCCGCCCATCACGCTGCTGCGGCACTACCGCAACCCCTGGAAAGCCGCTTACCACCACTTCCAGAGGTACAGCGACGTGCGCGTCAAAG AAGAGAAGAAGGCCATGCTGCAAGAGATTGCCAATCAGAAGGGTGTGTCCTGTCGTGCACAAGGGTGGAAGGTCCATCTCTGTGCAGCGCAGCTACTACAGCTG ACAAACCTGGAGCACGATGTGTATGAGAGACTGACTGCCCTGCAGGAGGGACTCATTCCTAAGAAAAAGGCAGCGACCGATGATGACCTGCATCGAATCAATGAACTGATACAG GGGAACATGCAGAGGTGTAAACTCGTGATGGATCAAATCAATGAGGCTCGAGACTCCATGCTAAAGGTCTTGGATCACAAGGATCGTGTTTTGAAGCTTCTAAACAAGAATGGAACTGTCAAGAAAGTGTCCAAATTGAAGCGAAAGGAGAAGGTTTGA
- the SAP130 gene encoding histone deacetylase complex subunit SAP130 isoform X2 — MSSQQFPRSGAPPAALGPAPPPIPTSGSAGIIAPAATVSEESSREPEVAPREHMGPSGSIQPREEKQEPVVVRPYPQVQMLTQHHPVQSGAPVTVTAPPAHLTPAVPLSFSDGLMKPPLKPTMPSRPIAPAPPSTLSAPTKVPGQVTVTMESSIPQAPTIPVATISGQQGHPSNLHHIMATNVQMSIIRSSAPGPPLHIGASHLPRGAAAAAVMSSSKVTTVLRPASQLPNAAAAQPAVQHIIHQPIQSRPPVTTSSTIPPAVVATVSATRAQSPVITTTAAHATESTLSRPTLSIQQHPPSAAISIQRPAQPRDTATRITLPSHPAIGTQKPQLHTMAQKTIFSTGTPVAAATVAPILATNTIASATTAGSVSHTQAPTSTIVTMTMPSHSSHATAVTTSNIPVAKVVPQQITHTSPRIQSDYTAERSNLIPLSSHRASPNPVAMETRNDNRQSVPVQFQYFLPTYPPSAYPLTAHTYTPITSSVSTIRQYPVSAQAPNSAITAQTGVGVASTVHLNPMQLMTVDASHARHIQGIQPAPISAQGIQPAPISAQGIQPAPIGTQGLHPAAPMGAQGLQPAPIGAQQPPGDTKTSVVLADGATIVANPISNTFNTASAATTVVQTHNQSASASAPAQGSSPRPSILRKKPATDGLAVRKSLIPPQPPEVASTRVESTMRSTSGSPRPAGGKPKPEIHVSMATPVPVSMEAVCNQGGEQPTITVPPSSQQPPSAIPTIIAAASPTSQPAAALSTIPGAVAAAPPTSTTIVAAPAPPSTMSGALSAVLGPVVPEIKIKEEMEPMDIMRPVSAVPPLTTSTVSPSLALLANNLSMPPSDLPPGASPRKKPRKQQHVISTEEGDMMETNSTDDEKSTAKSLLVKAEKRKSPPKEYIDEEGVRYVPVRPRPPITLLRHYRNPWKAAYHHFQRYSDVRVKEEKKAMLQEIANQKGVSCRAQGWKVHLCAAQLLQLTNLEHDVYERLTALQEGLIPKKKAATDDDLHRINELIQGNMQRCKLVMDQINEARDSMLKVLDHKDRVLKLLNKNGTVKKVSKLKRKEKV, encoded by the exons ATGAGCTCGCAGCAGTTCCCCCGTTCGGGCGCGCCTCCCGCCGCCCTGGGACCAGCGCCGCCGCCCATCCCCACCAGCGGCTCGGCCGGGATTATCGCCCCCGCCGCCACAG TGAGTGAGGAATCCAGTCGTGAGCCAGAAGTTGCTCCCAGGGAGCACATGGGCCCCAGTGGCTCCATCCAGCCCCgggaggagaagcaggagcCCGTGGTGGTCCGGCCATACCCACAGGTCCAGATGCTGACACAGCACCACCCTGTCCAGTCTGGGGccccagtgacagtgacagcaccaCCAGCACATTTGACTCCAGCTGTGCCACTTTCTTTTTCAGATGGACTTATGAAG CCTCCCTTGAAGCCCACCATGCCCAGCCGGCCCATTGCTCCTGCTCCACCCTCCACTCTCTCAGCTCCCACAAAGGTCCCTGGGCAAGTGACTGTGACCATGGAAAGCAGCATCCCACAGGCTCCAACAATCCCTGTGGCAACCATCAGTGGGCaacag GGGCATCCCAGTAACTTGCATCATATCATGGCCACCAACGTGCAGATGTCCATCATCAGGAGCAGTGCTCCTGGGCCTCCACTGCACATTGGAGCTTCTCATCTGCCCCGAG gtgcagcagctgctgcagtgatgTCCAGTTCTAAAGTAACCACAGTCCTGAGACCAGCCTCCCAGTTGccaaatgcagctgcagcccagccagcagTTCAGCACATCATCCACCAGCCAATCCAG tCACGTCCTCCTGTGACAACATCAAGCACTATTCCTCCTGCAGTGGTGGCAACTGTCTCAGCCACGAGAGCTCAGTCCCCTGTTATAACCACAACAGCAGCACATGCCACAGAGTCAACCCTCAG CCGGCCCACGCTGTCCATCCAGCAGCACCCGCCCTCTGCAGCCATCAGCATCCAGCGGCCGGCGCAGCCGCGGGACACGGCCACGCGCATCACGCTGCCCTCGCACCCTGCCATAGGCACCCAGAAACCACAGCTCCACACCATGGCCCAG aaaacCATTTTCAGTACTGGTACTCCAGTGGCAGCAGCAACTGTGGCACCTATTTTGGCAACAAATACCATTGCTTCAGCAACCACAGCTG gtTCTGTATCTCACACCCAAGCGCCTACAAGCACCATTGTTACCATGACAATGCCCTCACATTCTTCCCATGCTACAGCTGTCACAACCTCAAACATCCCAGTTG CTAAAGTGGTTCCCCAGCAAATCACCCACACTTCTCCCCGGATCCAGTCTGACTACACAGCAGAGAGGAGTAACCTCATACCTCTGTCCAGCCACAGGGCATCTCCAAACCCAGTAGCCATGGAAACCAGAAATGACAACAG GCAGTCGGTGCCTGTCCAGTTCCAGTATTTCTTACCCACCTACCCCCCCTCTGCCTACCCTCTGACTGCCCACACCTACACCCCCATCACCAGCTCCGTGTCCACCATCCGCCAGTACCCAG TTTCAGCCCAGGCACCCAACTCGGCCATCACGGCTCAGACCGGTGTGGGAGTGGCCTCCACCGTGCACCTGAACCCCATGCAGCTGATGACAGTGGATGCTTCTCACGCCCGGCACATCCAGGGCATCCAGCCTGCCCCCATCAGTGCCCAGGGCATCCAGCCTGCCCCCATCAGTGCCCAGGGCATCCAGCCAGCACCCATTGGGACCCAGGGACTGCACCCTGCTGCACCCATGGGcgcccaggggctgcagccagcacccATCGGGGCCCAGCAGCCACCAGGAGACACCAAAACCTCAG TAGTCTTGGCAGATGGAGCCACCATTGTAGCCAATCCTATTAGCAACACATTCAACACTGCATCTGCAGCAACTACAGTTGTGCAAACCCACAACCAgagtgccagtgccagtgctccagcccagggctcctcccCACGGCCCAGCATCCTCCGCAAGAAACCAGCCACGGACGG GCTGGCAGTCCGGAAAAGTTTAATTCCCCCTCAGCCCCCTGAAGTGGCCAGCACACGTGTGGAGAGCACGATGCGAAGCACGTCTGGGTCACCAAGGCCTGCTGG GGGCAAGCCAAAGCCTGAAATCCACGTGTCCATGGCCACCCCAGTGCCTGTGTCTATGGAGGCAGTGTGTAACCAAGGTGGTGAGCAGCCCACCATCACAGTGCCCCCGAGCTCCCAGCAGCCCCCCTCTGCCATCCCCACCATCAttgcagctgccagccccacctcccagcctgcagcagccctgtccaccatcccaggagctgtggcagctgctccACCAACCTCCACCACCATcgtggcagctcctgctcctccatccaCCATGAGTGGGGCCCTGTCAGCGGTGCTGGGCCCTGTGGTACCAGAGATCAAAATCAAAGAGGAAATGGAGCCTATGGACATCATGCGGCCAGTATCTG cAGTCCCTCCTTTGACTACAAGTACTGTGTCTCCATctttggcactgctggccaACAATCTTTCCATGCCTCCAAGCGATTTGCCTCCTGGTGCCTCACCGAGGAAGAAACCCCGTAAGCAGCAGCATGTCATCTCCACAGAGGAAGGGGACATGATGGAAACAAACAGCACTGATGATGAGAAATCCACTGCCAAAAGTTTGCTGGTGAAGGCAGAGAAGCGAAAGTCTCCTCCAAAGGAGTATATAG ATGAGGAAGGTGTGAGATACGTCCCCGTGCGTCCCAGGCCGCCCATCACGCTGCTGCGGCACTACCGCAACCCCTGGAAAGCCGCTTACCACCACTTCCAGAGGTACAGCGACGTGCGCGTCAAAG AAGAGAAGAAGGCCATGCTGCAAGAGATTGCCAATCAGAAGGGTGTGTCCTGTCGTGCACAAGGGTGGAAGGTCCATCTCTGTGCAGCGCAGCTACTACAGCTG ACAAACCTGGAGCACGATGTGTATGAGAGACTGACTGCCCTGCAGGAGGGACTCATTCCTAAGAAAAAGGCAGCGACCGATGATGACCTGCATCGAATCAATGAACTGATACAG GGGAACATGCAGAGGTGTAAACTCGTGATGGATCAAATCAATGAGGCTCGAGACTCCATGCTAAAGGTCTTGGATCACAAGGATCGTGTTTTGAAGCTTCTAAACAAGAATGGAACTGTCAAGAAAGTGTCCAAATTGAAGCGAAAGGAGAAGGTTTGA